The Virgibacillus phasianinus genome includes a window with the following:
- a CDS encoding 2-oxoglutarate dehydrogenase E1 component, with translation MAQNEESNERFWEKFYGPNIGYVEEQYDLFKEDPESVDPSLKEVFEEHGAPEWTHSNNVEAQAVSASTSINDIKKLTSAMKLVEAIRRYGHLEADIYPVGLSKQRETELVKPSAYGLSEEDLKSIPAQWLWEDAPNGVDNGYDVIMELKKYYSGTITYEFDHVNNDAERKWLMELIEAGNARMSLSDEEKRQLLERLAHVEGFEGFLQKTFVGQKRFSIEGLEAMVPMLDRIVKYATRDKIEHIMMGMAHRGRLSVLAHVLGKPYDKIFSEFHHSPDKELIPSEGSTGINYGWTGDVKYHFGATKDVRDGDETTTRITLAHNPSHLEFVNPVVEGFARAAQDDRSESGYPNQDMNKAFPVVIHGDAAFIGEGVVAEALNLSGLPGYKTGGSLHIIANNLVGYTTNQRDGRSTRYASDLAKGFEIPIIHVNADDPIACVSAIKIAYDYRQKFHKDFLIDLVGYRRYGHNEMDEPRTTQPLLYQNIDKHPTAANVFAKEMEEKGIVDSDGFKKIKNDVEESLRNIYEGMKENDTGEAVAQSMPKELTNGLDQFETAVPLDTLKTLNKNMQNRPEGFTGFKKLEKILKRRENVLEEGNKADWGAGEALAYASILNDGIPIRLTGQDTERGTFAHRHSVLHDIKTNEKYCLMHGLEDAKASFDVRNSPLSEAGVLGFEYGYSVQSPNTLVLWEAQFGDFANAGQVIFDQFIAASRAKWGEKSNMIMLLPHGYEGQGPEHSSARLERYLQLGAENNWIVANVTSSAQFFHLIRRQAAMRGREEARPLILMTPKSLLRNQRVASVAKEFTEGKFQPLRQQPNLKVSKKNATRLLIGSGKVMVDIEEAIDNSEANFDFLRAVRLEQIYPFPKKELEKVIKELPNLEEIVWVQEEPKNMGAWEFVDDFLRDLLQEGQTLRYIGRPRRSSPAVGIPNVHKTEQNQLVQKAIQPIEGGDSSERD, from the coding sequence GTGGCACAGAATGAAGAATCCAATGAGAGATTCTGGGAAAAATTTTATGGTCCAAATATTGGGTATGTGGAAGAGCAATATGACTTGTTTAAAGAGGATCCTGAATCAGTAGATCCATCTTTAAAAGAAGTTTTTGAAGAGCATGGAGCCCCTGAATGGACGCATTCAAATAATGTTGAAGCTCAAGCAGTATCAGCATCAACTTCCATAAATGATATTAAGAAACTAACCTCAGCTATGAAACTCGTTGAGGCTATTCGTCGTTATGGACATTTGGAAGCGGATATTTACCCGGTTGGACTTTCAAAACAGCGTGAAACGGAACTCGTTAAGCCGAGCGCATATGGACTTAGTGAAGAAGATTTAAAAAGCATTCCTGCACAATGGCTTTGGGAAGATGCTCCAAATGGGGTCGACAATGGCTATGATGTAATAATGGAATTGAAAAAATATTATTCAGGAACAATTACGTATGAATTTGATCATGTGAATAATGACGCAGAACGCAAATGGTTAATGGAATTAATTGAAGCAGGCAATGCTCGGATGTCACTTTCTGATGAGGAAAAGAGACAGTTGCTTGAGCGCCTTGCCCATGTGGAAGGCTTTGAAGGGTTCTTGCAAAAGACATTTGTCGGACAGAAGCGCTTTTCAATTGAAGGTCTTGAAGCTATGGTACCGATGCTGGATCGAATCGTTAAGTACGCGACGAGAGATAAAATTGAACATATTATGATGGGAATGGCTCACCGGGGCCGTTTAAGCGTGCTTGCGCATGTTTTAGGCAAGCCTTACGATAAAATCTTTTCAGAATTCCACCATTCGCCAGATAAGGAATTAATACCATCAGAAGGTTCAACAGGCATAAACTATGGTTGGACCGGCGATGTTAAATATCATTTTGGTGCAACAAAGGATGTAAGAGATGGAGATGAAACTACAACTCGAATTACGTTAGCACATAATCCATCACACCTTGAATTTGTAAATCCGGTTGTTGAAGGTTTCGCCCGCGCGGCACAGGATGATCGTTCAGAATCGGGTTATCCAAATCAGGATATGAATAAGGCATTTCCTGTCGTGATTCATGGGGATGCTGCATTTATTGGTGAGGGTGTAGTTGCGGAAGCATTAAATTTAAGTGGCCTTCCTGGTTATAAAACAGGCGGATCGCTACACATCATTGCAAACAATCTGGTTGGTTATACGACAAATCAGCGAGATGGACGTTCAACACGATACGCCAGCGACTTGGCAAAGGGCTTTGAAATCCCAATCATTCATGTGAATGCTGATGATCCAATTGCTTGTGTATCTGCAATCAAGATTGCCTATGATTATCGTCAAAAGTTTCATAAAGACTTTTTGATCGATTTGGTTGGATATCGTCGTTATGGCCATAACGAAATGGATGAGCCAAGAACTACACAACCGCTTCTTTATCAAAACATTGACAAACATCCTACGGCAGCTAACGTTTTTGCTAAGGAAATGGAAGAAAAGGGTATAGTTGATAGTGATGGTTTTAAGAAAATCAAGAACGATGTTGAAGAAAGCCTGCGTAATATCTACGAAGGCATGAAGGAAAACGATACTGGTGAAGCAGTAGCACAAAGCATGCCAAAAGAATTAACAAATGGACTTGATCAATTTGAAACAGCTGTTCCTCTTGATACATTGAAGACTTTGAACAAGAATATGCAGAATCGTCCTGAAGGGTTTACCGGGTTTAAGAAGCTTGAGAAAATCCTGAAACGTCGTGAAAATGTATTGGAAGAAGGAAACAAAGCCGACTGGGGTGCTGGCGAGGCACTGGCATATGCTTCTATCTTGAATGATGGTATTCCAATCCGTCTTACTGGTCAGGATACTGAACGTGGTACATTCGCACATCGCCATTCTGTTTTACATGATATTAAAACAAATGAGAAATATTGCTTGATGCATGGTCTTGAAGATGCGAAGGCTTCGTTTGATGTTCGGAACAGTCCATTATCCGAGGCTGGGGTTTTAGGCTTTGAATATGGATATAGTGTACAATCACCAAATACATTGGTGCTTTGGGAAGCGCAATTTGGTGACTTTGCAAATGCTGGTCAAGTGATTTTTGATCAATTTATTGCAGCAAGTCGTGCAAAGTGGGGCGAAAAGTCAAACATGATTATGCTTCTCCCGCATGGTTATGAAGGCCAGGGACCAGAGCACTCCAGTGCGCGGTTAGAGCGTTATTTACAGCTTGGTGCTGAAAATAACTGGATTGTTGCAAATGTGACTTCGTCGGCACAGTTCTTCCATTTAATCCGCCGTCAGGCAGCAATGCGCGGACGTGAAGAAGCCAGACCGTTAATTTTAATGACACCGAAAAGCTTGCTGCGTAATCAACGTGTTGCATCCGTGGCTAAGGAGTTCACAGAAGGTAAGTTCCAGCCTTTACGTCAACAGCCTAATCTAAAGGTAAGTAAGAAGAATGCAACACGCTTATTGATTGGAAGCGGCAAGGTGATGGTTGATATTGAAGAGGCTATTGACAATTCAGAAGCAAACTTTGACTTTTTACGCGCAGTGCGCTTGGAACAAATCTATCCATTCCCTAAAAAGGAATTGGAAAAGGTTATCAAGGAACTTCCTAATTTAGAAGAAATTGTTTGGGTGCAAGAAGAACCGAAAAATATGGGGGCTTGGGAGTTTGTCGATGATTTTTTGAGAGACTTGCTCCAAGAAGGTCAAACATTACGTTATATTGGCCGACCAAGACGTTCATCACCAGCAGTTGGGATACCTAATGTGCACAAAACGGAGCAAAACCAATTAGTACAAAAAGCGATACAACCGATAGAAGGAGGAGATTCCAGTGAAAGAGATTAA
- a CDS encoding amidase domain-containing protein translates to MEKLVDYWQDFFQREHQEDNWWTRKKALCEKRGVTIVRIQGEGHLHQELRYEGKQQLQYLLHLKMLMKQGGNLYQEEQHIPYQFELQNNSISNHKVREMEQPHELVTREPELSNSAINDVRFNYDRLAAIKYANHWWNSYNPAYRQFDVDCTNYISQCLHAGGAPMTGAPNRGRGWWYGASNWSFSWAVAHSLRWYLSGSSSGLKGKEMEAATDLIPGDVICYDFEGDGRWNHNTIVVAKDGNGEPLVNAHTSNSTHRYWSYEDSTAWTPNIAYKFFRIGE, encoded by the coding sequence ATGGAAAAATTGGTGGATTATTGGCAGGACTTTTTTCAGCGGGAACACCAGGAAGATAACTGGTGGACAAGGAAAAAGGCCCTTTGTGAAAAACGGGGTGTTACCATTGTACGAATTCAGGGGGAAGGTCATTTGCATCAGGAATTGCGTTACGAGGGGAAACAACAGCTTCAATATCTTCTTCACTTAAAAATGCTGATGAAGCAGGGTGGTAATCTTTACCAGGAAGAACAGCATATCCCGTATCAATTTGAATTACAGAACAATTCGATAAGTAACCATAAGGTAAGAGAAATGGAACAACCACATGAATTAGTGACACGCGAACCTGAATTATCAAATTCAGCCATCAATGACGTCCGGTTTAATTACGACCGTCTCGCAGCTATTAAATATGCGAATCATTGGTGGAACAGTTATAATCCTGCTTACCGGCAGTTTGATGTAGACTGTACGAATTATATATCCCAATGTCTTCATGCTGGCGGCGCACCAATGACTGGCGCCCCCAATCGAGGCAGGGGATGGTGGTATGGCGCTTCTAACTGGAGTTTCAGCTGGGCAGTTGCCCATTCACTCAGATGGTATTTAAGTGGGTCATCATCCGGACTTAAAGGGAAAGAAATGGAAGCGGCAACGGATCTCATTCCAGGGGACGTTATATGCTATGATTTTGAAGGTGATGGCAGATGGAATCATAATACAATTGTTGTTGCAAAGGATGGTAATGGAGAACCACTTGTTAATGCACATACATCTAATAGTACACATCGCTATTGGTCTTACGAAGACTCAACAGCCTGGACACCAAATATTGCATATAAATTTTTTCGGATTGGGGAGTAA
- a CDS encoding methylated-DNA--[protein]-cysteine S-methyltransferase, which produces MEQVRLYYDEMDSPIGILTLISNGEKLVRIEYGELKDRGDQMDKWLIRYFGDVAFIHSEDKMEPVINQLQAYFNEQKRDFTLDFEFNGTPFQQKVWQALVDNIPYGETRSYKDIAVAIGNPKAVRAVGGAVNKNPFSIIVPCHRVIGVGGQMVGYNGGLDKKEYLLAHEKHI; this is translated from the coding sequence ATGGAACAAGTACGTCTTTATTACGATGAAATGGATTCACCAATTGGTATACTTACACTAATAAGCAATGGGGAAAAACTTGTACGAATCGAATATGGCGAATTGAAGGACAGAGGTGATCAAATGGATAAATGGCTGATACGATATTTTGGCGATGTAGCATTTATTCATTCCGAAGACAAAATGGAACCTGTCATAAACCAGCTTCAAGCATATTTTAATGAACAAAAACGAGACTTCACACTTGATTTTGAATTTAATGGAACACCTTTTCAGCAAAAGGTATGGCAAGCTCTAGTCGATAACATTCCATATGGGGAAACGAGATCTTACAAAGATATAGCTGTTGCTATTGGTAATCCGAAGGCTGTCCGGGCTGTTGGGGGAGCAGTAAATAAGAATCCGTTTTCCATCATCGTGCCCTGCCACCGTGTAATTGGTGTCGGAGGGCAGATGGTCGGATACAATGGTGGTCTGGATAAAAAGGAATATTTACTCGCCCATGAAAAACATATCTAA
- a CDS encoding aldehyde dehydrogenase family protein, producing the protein MSEQFDLFINGNWVSADETIEVLNKYTQDIYATVSKAGEKEVDQAIDSAEKAYKSTKLSAYERYKILKQVSELLQENKEEFANSIVKEAGKPLKQARTEVDRATQTFELSAEEAKRISGHGVPVEAAPGSENRMAFTIRVPVGVVGAISPFNFPLNLVAHKIGPAIAAGNAVVLKPASATPTTALRMARLFQEAGLPAGLLNVVAGSGSVIGKQMQQDKRISVYTFTGSAEVGLKLKQNTGLNKLILELGNNSPVIVDKEADIEKAAANVAQKSFAFAGQVCISVQRVYVHESIQDSFQQKLLQAIKELNVGDPNDKNTDVGPMISEDEAKRAEDWVNEAVENGAKVVVGGKREGTVYYPTVLTDVQKDMRVVCDEIFAPVLCTIPFHDIDTCIEDVNESPYGLQGGIFTKNLDTAFYVAKRVEVGGMMINDSSQYRVDLMPYGGVKNSGWGKEGPKYSIEEMTEERLIVLNLEE; encoded by the coding sequence GTGAGTGAACAATTCGATTTATTTATAAATGGTAATTGGGTATCTGCCGACGAAACGATAGAGGTGTTAAACAAATACACACAAGATATTTACGCAACGGTTTCCAAGGCTGGTGAAAAAGAGGTCGATCAAGCAATTGACAGCGCTGAAAAAGCATATAAATCAACCAAATTAAGTGCATATGAGCGCTACAAAATACTTAAACAGGTTTCTGAATTGCTTCAGGAAAATAAAGAGGAATTTGCTAATTCTATTGTCAAGGAAGCTGGTAAACCACTTAAACAGGCGCGAACGGAGGTTGATCGGGCTACACAGACCTTTGAATTGTCCGCCGAAGAAGCGAAACGTATCAGTGGTCATGGCGTTCCTGTAGAAGCGGCGCCAGGATCCGAAAATCGCATGGCTTTTACTATTCGTGTGCCTGTTGGGGTAGTAGGAGCAATAAGTCCATTTAACTTCCCATTAAATCTAGTTGCACATAAAATTGGTCCAGCAATTGCGGCGGGAAATGCAGTCGTATTAAAGCCGGCCAGTGCTACACCAACAACTGCTTTACGAATGGCCAGATTGTTTCAAGAAGCAGGCTTGCCAGCTGGTTTATTAAACGTGGTTGCTGGTTCCGGGTCAGTCATTGGTAAACAAATGCAGCAGGACAAGCGGATATCTGTCTACACGTTTACAGGAAGTGCTGAAGTAGGACTTAAATTAAAACAAAATACTGGGTTGAATAAATTAATTCTGGAACTAGGTAATAATTCACCAGTAATTGTTGATAAAGAAGCAGATATCGAAAAAGCTGCAGCAAATGTTGCGCAAAAGAGCTTTGCTTTTGCCGGACAAGTTTGTATTTCCGTTCAGCGTGTCTACGTTCATGAATCCATCCAAGATTCATTCCAGCAGAAACTATTGCAGGCAATTAAGGAATTGAATGTCGGCGATCCGAATGATAAAAATACTGATGTTGGTCCAATGATTTCTGAGGATGAAGCAAAACGTGCGGAAGATTGGGTCAATGAAGCCGTTGAAAATGGAGCGAAAGTGGTAGTAGGAGGAAAACGTGAGGGAACAGTGTATTACCCAACTGTTTTAACGGATGTCCAAAAGGATATGCGGGTAGTATGTGATGAAATTTTTGCTCCAGTTCTTTGTACAATTCCATTTCATGATATAGATACATGTATAGAAGATGTCAATGAATCGCCATACGGGCTGCAAGGTGGCATCTTTACCAAGAATCTTGATACAGCATTTTATGTTGCAAAACGAGTTGAAGTTGGTGGAATGATGATCAATGATTCCTCCCAGTATCGTGTTGACCTCATGCCGTACGGTGGAGTGAAAAACAGTGGATGGGGAAAAGAAGGTCCCAAATATTCCATCGAAGAAATGACAGAAGAACGACTAATTGTGCTGAATTTAGAGGAATAG
- the odhB gene encoding 2-oxoglutarate dehydrogenase complex dihydrolipoyllysine-residue succinyltransferase produces the protein MKEIKIPELAESITEGTIAEWLVKKGDKIEKGDPVVELETDKVNVEVNSDFAGVLVEIVSEEGDDVEVGDIIAKVDENGEAGGDSSEQEEAPKEEKKEEAPKEEPKESPKKEEKKEEQSEDNKQDVIASPAARKRARELNIDLSSISPRDPLGRIRPEDVDAAANGSNNKKEEKPAKKEQPKSAEKTEFDKPVERIKMSRRRQTIAKRLVEVQHESAMLTTFNEVDMTAVMKLRSERKENFVKKHDVKLGFMSFFTKAVVGALKEFPLINSEIQGNELVLKKFYDIGIAVSTEEGLVVPVVRDADRLDFAGVEREIGGLGKKAQNKELQMNDLQGGTFTITNGGTFGSMMSTPILNAPQVGILGMHNIIKRAMVMPDDSIEVRPMMYLALSYDHRVVDGKEAVQFLVRIKQLLEDPYDLLLEG, from the coding sequence GTGAAAGAGATTAAAATTCCAGAGCTAGCAGAATCAATTACAGAAGGAACTATTGCCGAATGGTTAGTAAAAAAAGGCGATAAGATTGAGAAAGGTGACCCCGTTGTTGAACTGGAAACAGATAAAGTCAATGTGGAAGTCAACTCAGATTTTGCTGGTGTTCTTGTGGAAATCGTGAGCGAAGAAGGCGACGATGTTGAAGTAGGAGATATCATAGCAAAAGTAGATGAAAATGGTGAAGCTGGCGGTGACTCTTCTGAGCAAGAAGAGGCTCCAAAAGAAGAGAAAAAAGAAGAAGCTCCTAAAGAAGAACCAAAAGAATCTCCGAAAAAAGAAGAAAAGAAAGAAGAACAATCAGAAGACAATAAGCAAGATGTTATTGCATCTCCTGCAGCTAGGAAACGCGCACGTGAACTAAATATTGATTTGAGCTCTATCAGCCCGCGTGATCCATTAGGCCGTATTCGCCCAGAGGATGTTGATGCAGCAGCAAATGGCAGCAACAATAAAAAAGAAGAAAAGCCAGCGAAAAAAGAGCAACCGAAAAGCGCTGAGAAAACAGAGTTTGATAAACCGGTTGAACGCATTAAAATGTCACGTCGCCGTCAAACGATTGCAAAACGCCTTGTCGAGGTTCAACATGAATCGGCAATGCTTACCACTTTCAATGAGGTTGATATGACAGCTGTAATGAAGCTTCGCAGTGAACGGAAAGAAAACTTTGTGAAGAAACATGATGTGAAGCTAGGTTTCATGTCGTTCTTTACAAAAGCAGTTGTTGGCGCATTAAAAGAATTCCCGTTAATTAATTCGGAAATTCAAGGAAACGAATTAGTACTGAAGAAATTTTATGATATTGGTATCGCAGTTTCAACTGAAGAAGGATTAGTAGTACCTGTAGTTCGGGATGCAGACCGCTTAGACTTTGCTGGCGTTGAACGTGAAATTGGCGGCCTAGGCAAGAAAGCACAAAATAAAGAATTACAAATGAATGACTTGCAAGGTGGAACGTTCACCATTACTAATGGGGGTACATTTGGTTCAATGATGTCAACACCGATACTTAACGCACCACAGGTTGGTATTCTTGGCATGCATAACATTATTAAACGTGCAATGGTAATGCCAGATGACTCCATTGAAGTTCGTCCTATGATGTACTTAGCACTATCCTATGACCATCGTGTGGTTGATGGAAAAGAAGCGGTGCAATTCCTAGTACGGATTAAACAATTGCTTGAAGATCCATATGATTTATTGCTTGAAGGATAA
- a CDS encoding NCS2 family permease: MNKLFKLKQNNTNYRTEVIAGLTTFLTMAYILVVNPAILSSVGVPFEQVFMATVISAVVGTLFMAFFSNYPIAIAPGMGMNAYFASVVASQGYSYQVIFGTVFIAGIIFMLLSLTKLRETLIEAIPASLKFGITSGIGLFIAFLGLKSSGIVVPNKNTMVAFGDLHQPMTLLTLAGLFITLILMARNVKGALFVGMIITGIIAFFTGQLNFEGVASAPPAPVFFDMDIGGVFANSLYTVVFAFLLVTIFDTTGTLIGVAEQAGFMKEGKLPRAKSALLADATATTVGSMFGTSPSTAYIESTSGVTAGGRTGLTSLIVALLFALSVFFSPLIGAIANLPAMTAPVLIIVGSFMMEGLARINWKTFDEAFPAFAIILTMPLTSSIATGISIGFITYPLLKLVSGKGKDVHWILYLFGIIFVLQMAFFPAH, encoded by the coding sequence GTGAATAAACTCTTTAAACTAAAACAAAACAATACAAATTACCGAACCGAAGTTATTGCTGGATTAACAACCTTTTTGACCATGGCATATATTCTTGTGGTAAATCCAGCAATTCTTTCGAGTGTTGGTGTACCATTTGAACAGGTATTTATGGCAACGGTCATTTCGGCCGTGGTTGGAACTTTATTCATGGCCTTTTTCTCAAATTATCCTATTGCAATTGCACCTGGTATGGGAATGAATGCGTACTTTGCAAGTGTTGTCGCATCACAAGGCTATTCCTATCAAGTGATTTTTGGAACAGTTTTTATAGCAGGAATTATTTTTATGTTATTAAGCCTTACCAAATTACGCGAAACATTAATTGAAGCAATTCCAGCTTCTTTAAAGTTCGGAATTACGTCTGGTATTGGCCTGTTTATCGCGTTTCTTGGGTTGAAGTCATCCGGAATCGTTGTTCCCAATAAGAATACAATGGTTGCGTTTGGTGACTTGCATCAGCCTATGACATTGCTGACATTAGCCGGGCTTTTTATTACCTTAATATTAATGGCACGGAATGTAAAAGGTGCACTCTTCGTCGGTATGATTATCACTGGAATTATCGCATTTTTTACGGGGCAGCTAAACTTTGAGGGAGTTGCATCTGCACCGCCTGCACCAGTATTTTTTGATATGGATATTGGAGGGGTGTTCGCAAACAGTCTTTATACGGTAGTTTTCGCTTTTTTATTGGTTACCATATTTGATACTACCGGAACGTTGATTGGCGTTGCAGAGCAAGCCGGCTTTATGAAGGAAGGCAAATTGCCTCGTGCGAAGTCAGCCCTGCTGGCCGATGCTACAGCCACTACAGTCGGTTCCATGTTTGGGACAAGCCCATCGACTGCATATATAGAGTCAACATCCGGTGTTACAGCTGGCGGGCGAACTGGTTTAACATCACTTATCGTAGCGCTATTATTTGCTTTATCGGTATTTTTCTCCCCATTAATCGGGGCTATTGCAAATTTACCAGCAATGACAGCACCAGTACTAATTATTGTCGGAAGTTTTATGATGGAAGGGTTGGCACGCATTAATTGGAAAACCTTTGATGAGGCGTTTCCTGCCTTTGCGATTATTCTGACCATGCCTTTAACATCCAGTATTGCAACCGGAATTTCCATTGGATTTATCACTTATCCATTGCTTAAATTGGTCAGTGGAAAGGGGAAGGATGTACACTGGATTTTATATTTGTTTGGAATCATCTTTGTCCTGCAAATGGCTTTTTTTCCAGCACATTAA
- a CDS encoding NupC/NupG family nucleoside CNT transporter: MDILLGILAIIVVLGIAFLMSNDKKNINYRGIIVMLVAQMLITLFMFKTEIGQAIIKGISAGFNKLIEFGTVGINFIVGGVAVKDGGSIFFFDVLLLIIFFATILSVLTYLRILPPIIKYVGGFISKITGVPKVESFNAVNSIFFGQSEALLAIKSQFQHLDKNRLYIVSASAMGSVSASIVGAYLQILPEQYVLIALPLNMFSALMISSVIAPVRVPKEEDHVDIKDVTTDRSIFEAMGNGALDGGKIALIVAAMLVAFIASLELVNWIISFSGLTLQEILGYILSPIGLLMGIAPDEVIRAGGVMGTKIVTNEFVAMLEFQKILGGMSEKTIGIVSVFLTSFANFSSIGIIAGTVQAIDSKKAIQVSGFGMKLLIGATLASILSATVVGLFL; this comes from the coding sequence GTGGATATTCTTCTCGGAATATTAGCAATCATCGTTGTCCTCGGAATAGCGTTTTTGATGTCGAACGATAAGAAAAATATAAATTATAGAGGCATCATTGTTATGCTGGTTGCACAGATGTTGATAACGCTGTTCATGTTTAAGACTGAAATTGGACAAGCAATAATAAAAGGTATTTCAGCTGGCTTTAACAAACTTATTGAATTTGGTACAGTTGGCATTAATTTTATCGTGGGTGGTGTCGCGGTGAAAGACGGCGGCAGCATATTCTTTTTTGATGTGCTATTGCTCATTATCTTTTTCGCAACTATTTTATCCGTACTCACGTATTTACGTATTCTTCCGCCAATCATTAAATATGTAGGTGGCTTTATTTCGAAAATCACAGGAGTGCCAAAGGTAGAATCATTTAATGCGGTTAACAGTATCTTTTTCGGTCAATCTGAAGCACTGCTCGCCATTAAATCGCAGTTCCAGCATCTAGATAAAAACAGGCTGTATATTGTCAGCGCCTCAGCTATGGGGTCAGTCTCAGCGTCCATTGTAGGTGCGTATTTACAAATCTTACCCGAACAATATGTGTTGATTGCGCTGCCACTAAACATGTTCAGTGCGCTAATGATTTCATCTGTTATTGCCCCTGTTCGAGTACCGAAAGAGGAAGACCATGTAGATATCAAGGATGTTACTACGGACAGAAGTATCTTTGAAGCAATGGGTAATGGTGCATTGGATGGAGGAAAAATTGCGTTAATTGTTGCGGCAATGCTTGTTGCGTTTATTGCGTCACTCGAGCTTGTGAATTGGATTATTTCTTTCTCAGGACTGACGTTGCAGGAAATTCTCGGTTACATTCTTTCACCAATCGGACTATTGATGGGTATTGCCCCAGATGAAGTAATTAGGGCTGGTGGTGTCATGGGGACTAAAATTGTCACCAATGAATTTGTCGCTATGCTTGAGTTCCAAAAAATCTTGGGCGGCATGTCAGAGAAAACAATCGGTATTGTTTCCGTATTCCTGACCAGTTTTGCTAACTTTTCTTCAATCGGCATTATTGCTGGAACGGTACAAGCAATTGACAGCAAAAAAGCAATCCAAGTTTCCGGTTTTGGTATGAAGTTATTAATTGGTGCAACACTTGCATCTATTTTATCAGCCACAGTAGTTGGATTGTTCTTATAG
- the trmL gene encoding tRNA (uridine(34)/cytosine(34)/5-carboxymethylaminomethyluridine(34)-2'-O)-methyltransferase TrmL gives MSLHVVLFQPEIPANTGNIARTCLATDTTLHLIHPLGFSTEDKMLRRAGLDYWKHVDIREYESIDELYRTYPNGNYYYIENFGTKHYTDYDYSKVDEDLFFVFGRETDGIPKHLLEGKEDKCLRIHMNEKVRSLNLSNTAAIIIYEALRQQDFAGLK, from the coding sequence GTGAGTTTACATGTAGTTTTATTTCAACCAGAAATTCCCGCAAACACGGGTAATATAGCAAGAACCTGCCTGGCGACAGATACAACCCTGCATTTGATCCATCCGCTTGGATTTTCCACGGAAGATAAAATGCTGAGGCGGGCTGGACTTGATTATTGGAAACACGTTGATATTCGTGAATATGAATCAATCGATGAATTATATCGTACATATCCAAATGGAAATTACTATTATATTGAAAACTTTGGTACAAAGCATTATACCGATTATGATTACAGTAAGGTCGATGAGGATTTGTTTTTTGTGTTTGGACGTGAGACCGATGGGATTCCAAAGCATTTATTGGAAGGAAAAGAAGATAAGTGCTTACGCATCCACATGAATGAGAAAGTCCGATCATTAAATTTGTCAAATACCGCCGCAATTATTATTTATGAAGCGCTCAGACAGCAAGACTTTGCTGGATTAAAATAA